From the genome of Fusobacterium varium, one region includes:
- the brnQ_2 gene encoding LIV-II, which yields MYKKKDVILTGFALFAMLFGAGNLIFPPVVGFTNGDNWIVSAIGFILTGAGFPLLAIIAAAVAGKDLDSFATRVSPLFSKIFNIALILSIGPLLALPRTGATAFEMMVPQNIENFQIYKFGFLTIFFAVTILFSLKSSKVVDRVGAILTPILLIVLAIIIFKGVFSPIGEPKIMGAATPFKYGFLNGYQTMDTLAAIVFSEIILKSIRKGRNISEKAEFSFLIKASFIAIGGLTIVYGGLVYIGGTATGVLTQGIGSTELLSTVVTLLLGKIGKVVLGICVAGACLTTAIGLTATVGDYFSELLKIAYEKVVIVTVIISFIFASFGVDAIVKLAVPVLVFIYPISIALIFLNFMKNMIKNDNVYVGTVIGTGIVSAYEAMQAMGINIELFSTIYSKLPLESFGLSWVLPGVVGGIIFSFFKKH from the coding sequence ATGTATAAAAAGAAAGATGTCATATTAACAGGATTTGCTTTATTTGCAATGCTGTTTGGAGCTGGAAACTTGATATTTCCACCAGTAGTAGGATTTACCAATGGAGATAATTGGATAGTTTCAGCTATAGGATTTATATTAACTGGAGCTGGATTTCCACTTTTAGCAATAATAGCAGCAGCAGTTGCAGGGAAAGATCTCGATAGTTTTGCAACAAGAGTTTCACCTCTTTTTAGTAAAATATTTAATATAGCACTTATTTTGTCTATTGGGCCTCTTTTGGCTCTGCCAAGAACAGGAGCTACAGCTTTTGAAATGATGGTTCCTCAAAATATAGAAAATTTCCAAATATATAAATTTGGTTTTTTAACAATATTTTTTGCAGTAACTATTCTATTTTCCCTAAAGTCAAGCAAAGTAGTAGATAGAGTAGGGGCAATTCTTACTCCAATACTTCTTATAGTTTTGGCAATAATAATATTTAAAGGGGTATTTTCTCCAATAGGAGAACCTAAAATTATGGGAGCAGCAACACCATTTAAGTATGGATTTCTCAATGGATATCAGACAATGGATACTCTTGCAGCAATAGTCTTTTCAGAAATCATATTGAAGTCAATAAGAAAAGGAAGAAATATCAGTGAAAAGGCAGAATTTTCATTTTTAATAAAAGCAAGTTTTATAGCTATTGGAGGTCTTACGATAGTATATGGAGGGCTTGTATATATTGGTGGAACTGCAACTGGAGTATTGACACAGGGAATAGGAAGTACAGAACTTCTTTCTACTGTAGTAACTCTTCTTTTAGGAAAAATAGGTAAAGTTGTACTTGGAATATGTGTAGCTGGAGCTTGTCTTACTACTGCTATTGGACTTACAGCAACAGTTGGGGATTATTTCAGTGAGCTTTTGAAAATAGCATATGAGAAGGTAGTGATAGTAACAGTAATAATCAGTTTTATTTTTGCTAGTTTTGGAGTAGATGCTATAGTAAAATTAGCAGTACCTGTGTTAGTATTTATTTATCCAATATCTATAGCTTTAATTTTTTTGAATTTTATGAAAAATATGATAAAGAATGATAATGTGTATGTAGGAACTGTTATAGGAACTGGAATAGTAAGTGCTTATGAAGCTATGCAGGCAATGGGAATCAATATTGAACTATTCAGTACTATTTATTCAAAGCTTCCTTTAGAAAGTTTTGGTTTATCTTGGGTACTTCCTGGAGTAGTAGGAGGAATAATATTTAGTTTTTTTAAAAAACATTGA
- the spxA gene encoding Regulatory protein spx, with protein sequence MSVLFINYPKCSTCINARKWLEENNIKFTSRHIVEDNPKEEELKKYIKLSGLPVKKFFNTSGMLYREMNLKEKTASATDDEMIKILATNGLLVKRPLVVTDDGVLIGFKADKWKEFFNK encoded by the coding sequence ATGTCAGTACTATTTATCAACTATCCTAAATGTAGCACTTGTATCAATGCTAGAAAGTGGCTTGAAGAAAATAATATAAAATTTACGAGTAGACATATTGTTGAGGATAATCCAAAAGAGGAAGAGTTAAAAAAATATATAAAGCTAAGTGGGCTTCCTGTAAAAAAATTCTTTAACACTAGTGGTATGCTCTATAGAGAAATGAATTTAAAAGAAAAAACTGCTTCAGCTACTGATGATGAAATGATTAAAATACTTGCTACAAATGGTCTGCTTGTAAAAAGACCTTTAGTTGTAACTGATGACGGAGTTTTAATTGGCTTTAAAGCTGATAAATGGAAGGAATTCTTTAACAAATAA
- the yfkN gene encoding Trifunctional nucleotide phosphoesterase protein YfkN precursor, with product MKLKKLVFSFITIIFLLAGCSNIQSNPNNKYELVVIHLNDVHGRAEEGKYDGIGYPKVASIINKYREVFGKENVLYLDAGDNIHGTTFATLEKGESMINLSNEMGLDAIALGNHDFNYGMEQLLKLENIADFKFLTTNVLTKDGNPIGTKYIIRKIRGVKVGIFGLTTPETVYKANPQIVKNLIFADPIDTAKKTTEELKKKGVQFIIAVTHLGDDPSTKYEWQSVGLAESVPEINLIIDGHSHTVLKNKTVVNGVTIVQTGEYDKNIGIVKIDFDELAYGEKSIYPILLSKDEVNSGKDLSVKMELNEKFIVKEDKKIAELISNIKAQQQKIISEKIGKTPVVLEASREKVRTSETNLGNLVTDAILEKSQADIAITSGGSIRSSIGIGDITIENIISVLPFGNYVVVKELTGKQIWDMFENGFSKYPETDGRFPQFSGATVTFNPKKPAGKRVENITLKNGTPLDLNKTYKVASDDYIAVGGDEYNMFINAKEVANYPALTEIVIENIKKNGVTNLTTDNRLIKK from the coding sequence ATGAAACTTAAAAAATTAGTATTTTCTTTTATAACCATTATTTTTTTATTGGCTGGCTGCAGTAATATTCAGTCTAATCCAAACAATAAATATGAACTTGTTGTTATTCATCTAAATGATGTTCATGGAAGAGCTGAAGAAGGAAAATATGATGGAATTGGGTATCCTAAAGTCGCTTCTATAATCAATAAATATAGAGAAGTCTTTGGAAAAGAAAATGTTCTTTATTTAGATGCAGGAGATAATATTCATGGAACTACTTTTGCTACACTTGAAAAAGGAGAATCTATGATAAATCTCTCAAATGAAATGGGTCTTGATGCGATAGCTTTAGGAAACCATGATTTTAATTATGGAATGGAGCAACTATTAAAACTAGAAAATATAGCAGATTTTAAATTTCTTACAACTAATGTATTAACCAAAGATGGAAACCCTATTGGAACAAAGTATATTATAAGAAAAATAAGAGGTGTCAAAGTAGGAATATTTGGTCTAACTACACCAGAAACTGTATATAAGGCTAATCCACAAATAGTTAAAAATCTAATTTTTGCAGACCCTATAGATACTGCAAAAAAAACAACTGAAGAATTAAAGAAGAAAGGTGTTCAATTTATTATTGCTGTCACACATCTTGGTGATGATCCTTCTACTAAATATGAATGGCAGAGTGTAGGATTAGCTGAATCTGTTCCAGAAATTAATCTTATTATTGATGGACATAGTCATACAGTTCTTAAAAACAAAACTGTAGTCAATGGTGTAACTATTGTACAAACTGGTGAGTATGATAAAAATATTGGTATTGTAAAAATAGATTTTGATGAGCTTGCTTATGGAGAAAAATCTATCTATCCTATTCTTTTATCAAAAGATGAAGTAAATAGTGGAAAAGATTTATCTGTAAAAATGGAATTAAATGAAAAATTTATAGTTAAAGAAGATAAGAAGATAGCAGAATTAATATCTAATATTAAAGCACAGCAACAAAAAATAATATCAGAAAAAATTGGCAAAACTCCTGTAGTCTTAGAAGCAAGCAGAGAGAAAGTAAGAACTAGTGAAACTAATCTGGGAAATCTTGTTACAGATGCCATACTTGAAAAAAGTCAGGCTGATATAGCTATCACAAGTGGAGGAAGTATAAGAAGCTCTATTGGTATAGGAGATATAACAATTGAAAATATTATCAGTGTTCTTCCTTTTGGAAACTATGTTGTGGTAAAAGAACTTACTGGAAAACAAATATGGGATATGTTTGAAAATGGCTTCAGCAAATATCCTGAAACTGATGGAAGATTTCCTCAATTTTCTGGAGCTACAGTTACTTTTAATCCTAAAAAACCAGCTGGGAAAAGAGTAGAAAATATAACATTAAAAAATGGAACTCCTCTTGATTTAAATAAAACATACAAAGTGGCTAGTGATGACTACATTGCTGTAGGTGGAGATGAATACAATATGTTTATCAATGCCAAAGAAGTAGCTAATTATCCTGCTCTTACAGAAATAGTTATAGAAAATATTAAGAAAAATGGCGTAACTAATCTAACAACAGATAATAGATTAATAAAAAAATAA
- a CDS encoding Uncharacterized conserved protein, producing the protein MSNKLIINAAITGAIHIPTQSEYLPITPEEIAKEAIEAYKAGASIAHIHVRNPKDGSPTPDVELFKEVCEKVKKECNIILCLTTGGDPTTMTLEQRLKPVIDLKPEIASFNSGSINFALHPLAEKLTEYKFDWEKQYLLNTENNIHNNTFKSMREYLEVFEKCECKPEFEVYDTGHINNLSYLMKSGKIKKPVSIQYILGVLGGLPASVENLVHLVDMTEKALGKENFVWSVGGAGKHQMPLGAVAIAMGGNVRVGLEDSIWLGKGIKAKSNAEQVVKIARIAKELSREIATPDEAREILKVKGNDKTAF; encoded by the coding sequence ATGAGCAATAAACTTATAATCAACGCAGCAATAACAGGAGCAATTCATATACCAACACAATCTGAGTATCTTCCTATAACTCCAGAAGAAATAGCAAAAGAAGCTATAGAAGCATATAAAGCTGGAGCATCAATAGCTCATATTCATGTAAGGAATCCTAAAGATGGAAGTCCTACTCCAGATGTAGAGCTATTTAAAGAAGTATGTGAAAAAGTAAAAAAAGAATGTAATATAATATTATGTTTAACAACTGGGGGAGATCCAACAACTATGACTCTTGAACAGAGATTAAAGCCAGTAATTGATTTAAAACCTGAAATAGCTTCTTTTAATTCAGGATCTATTAACTTTGCTCTTCATCCTTTAGCTGAAAAATTGACAGAGTATAAATTTGATTGGGAAAAGCAGTATCTGCTTAATACAGAAAATAATATTCACAATAATACTTTTAAGTCTATGAGAGAATATTTGGAAGTATTTGAAAAATGTGAATGTAAACCTGAATTTGAAGTATATGATACAGGGCATATAAATAATTTAAGCTATTTAATGAAAAGTGGAAAAATAAAAAAACCTGTAAGCATTCAATATATTTTAGGGGTATTAGGAGGACTTCCAGCATCAGTTGAAAATCTTGTACATCTAGTTGATATGACAGAAAAAGCTTTAGGAAAAGAAAATTTTGTATGGTCAGTTGGAGGAGCAGGAAAACACCAAATGCCTCTTGGAGCAGTAGCAATAGCTATGGGAGGAAATGTTCGTGTAGGATTGGAAGATAGTATATGGCTAGGAAAAGGTATAAAAGCTAAAAGTAATGCAGAGCAGGTAGTAAAAATAGCAAGAATAGCAAAAGAGTTAAGCAGAGAAATCGCTACTCCAGATGAAGCTAGAGAAATATTGAAAGTAAAAGGAAATGATAAAACAGCTTTCTAA
- the atoE_2 gene encoding Short-chain fatty acids transporter, with amino-acid sequence MLKKFTSACIKIANNYLPNPFLFALLLTGIIFCMGIFLNNQTPLEMVNHWGGGLWNYLGFSMQMVLAVVLGNCLANTELFDKVLSKLAGIPKTPKQAVAFASLVAGIACLIQWSFGLVIGAVFAKKIAKTVKGVDYRLLIAASYSVYILTVLTSTIPLKAASNPNEIVVVTAGVLKDVVPMSLTAYNPVTLITCLIMLITIPLLNAAMHPDPDKTVCIDASLLDEDTKYVAPDRSKMTPAEKIENSRIITLLIVALSVVYIGNIIHKTGFNLTIDLMNLILFTLGMLLHKTPIAFVNAVMNAIKSATGIVIQFPFYAGIMGIMTGVNADGVSLAKILSDGIVSFATPGTFPLFSFISAALVNMFVPSAGGQWGVQAPAMFPAAQALGVRPELTVMSLCWGDNWTNLIQPFWALPALGIAKLGVRDIMGYLVVIFLWTGIILFSMFMIWGYLLV; translated from the coding sequence ATGTTGAAAAAATTTACATCGGCTTGTATAAAAATAGCCAATAATTATTTACCGAATCCATTTTTATTTGCTCTTTTATTAACAGGAATTATATTCTGCATGGGGATTTTTTTGAATAACCAAACACCATTGGAAATGGTAAACCACTGGGGAGGAGGTTTATGGAATTATTTGGGATTCTCAATGCAAATGGTTTTAGCTGTTGTGCTTGGAAATTGTCTGGCAAATACAGAACTTTTTGATAAAGTACTGAGTAAATTGGCTGGAATACCAAAGACACCTAAACAGGCTGTAGCTTTTGCTTCTCTAGTAGCTGGAATAGCATGTCTAATTCAATGGTCATTTGGATTAGTAATAGGTGCTGTATTTGCTAAAAAAATAGCTAAAACTGTAAAGGGAGTGGATTATAGACTGTTAATTGCAGCTTCTTATTCAGTTTATATTTTGACTGTTCTTACAAGTACAATTCCTTTAAAAGCTGCCAGCAATCCAAATGAAATAGTAGTTGTAACAGCTGGGGTATTAAAAGATGTTGTTCCTATGTCATTGACAGCATACAATCCAGTAACTCTTATCACATGTTTGATTATGCTGATAACAATTCCTCTATTGAATGCAGCAATGCATCCAGATCCTGATAAAACAGTGTGCATAGATGCTTCTCTTTTAGATGAAGATACAAAATATGTAGCACCAGACAGATCAAAAATGACACCAGCTGAAAAAATAGAAAACAGCAGAATAATTACATTGCTGATAGTAGCCTTGAGTGTAGTGTATATAGGAAATATTATACATAAGACTGGATTTAATTTAACAATAGATTTGATGAATCTTATTCTCTTTACTTTAGGAATGCTGCTTCATAAAACACCAATAGCTTTTGTAAATGCTGTTATGAATGCTATAAAAAGTGCTACTGGTATTGTAATACAATTTCCATTTTATGCAGGTATAATGGGTATAATGACTGGAGTAAATGCTGATGGAGTATCTTTAGCAAAAATTCTTTCTGATGGAATTGTATCATTTGCTACTCCTGGAACATTTCCACTATTTTCATTCATCAGTGCAGCATTGGTTAATATGTTTGTTCCTTCAGCAGGAGGTCAATGGGGAGTTCAAGCACCAGCTATGTTCCCAGCAGCTCAAGCTCTTGGAGTACGACCAGAACTTACAGTTATGTCATTATGCTGGGGAGATAACTGGACTAACTTAATTCAGCCATTTTGGGCGTTGCCAGCACTTGGAATAGCAAAACTTGGGGTAAGAGATATCATGGGATATCTAGTAGTAATATTTTTATGGACAGGAATAATTTTGTTTTCAATGTTTATGATTTGGGGATATTTACTTGTATAA
- the ctfB_2 gene encoding Butyrate--acetoacetate CoA-transferase subunit B: protein MKKKLLMSPEEAVELIKDGDVVATGGFIGTGLPEIISSALEEKYKKSGFPKDLTLVFAAGQGSKNGDGNDHFAHKGLIKRVIGGHWAKCPKMGEMANNNEIEAYNFPQGVICQMYRDISIQQKFTLSKIGLYTFVDPRISGGKLNSVTTEDMVKVVNIEGNEMLLYKHVPIDICLLKGTYADEKGNISFEKEPLVLDATSLAQACKASGGKVLVQVEKIVKNNTLDPKLVKVPGIYVDGVVLGDEKTNCQSLGIPFDPSLCGEKNVVIDRKSSIELDSKKVIARRAALELKKWSVINLGIGTPEYISNVAVEEEIDEYLTFTIESGIVGGIALKDIQFGTAKNPDSIMDHRLQFDFYDGGGLDMAYLGLAEGDMNGNVNVSKFGQLIAGCGGFINITQSAKKVFFCGTFTAGGLKTEIKNGKLSILTEGKKKKFVKKAEQITFSGEYAQKKDQAVMFITERAVFELKKDGLYLTEIAPGIDLKKDILDQMDFTPLISKNLKLMDERIFCPETMNLEENFKRED, encoded by the coding sequence TTGAAGAAAAAGTTATTGATGTCACCTGAAGAAGCTGTAGAGCTTATAAAAGATGGTGATGTTGTTGCAACTGGTGGTTTTATAGGAACAGGACTTCCAGAAATTATATCATCAGCTTTAGAAGAAAAATATAAAAAAAGTGGATTTCCAAAGGATTTGACTCTTGTTTTTGCTGCTGGACAAGGAAGTAAAAATGGAGATGGAAATGATCACTTTGCTCACAAAGGATTGATAAAAAGAGTTATTGGGGGGCATTGGGCCAAATGTCCAAAAATGGGAGAAATGGCTAATAACAATGAGATTGAAGCATATAATTTTCCTCAGGGAGTAATATGCCAGATGTATAGGGATATAAGTATTCAGCAGAAATTCACTTTATCTAAGATAGGGCTTTACACATTTGTAGATCCTAGAATATCAGGGGGAAAGTTAAATAGTGTTACAACAGAGGACATGGTAAAAGTGGTAAACATTGAGGGGAATGAAATGCTTCTTTATAAACATGTACCTATTGATATCTGTCTTTTGAAAGGAACATATGCAGATGAAAAGGGGAATATCAGTTTTGAAAAAGAGCCATTAGTTCTTGATGCTACTTCGTTAGCTCAAGCATGCAAAGCTTCTGGAGGAAAAGTATTAGTACAGGTAGAAAAAATTGTAAAAAATAATACATTGGATCCTAAGCTTGTAAAAGTTCCTGGAATTTATGTAGATGGAGTAGTACTGGGAGATGAAAAAACTAATTGCCAATCTCTTGGGATACCTTTTGATCCATCATTATGTGGTGAAAAAAATGTAGTAATTGATAGAAAAAGTAGCATTGAACTTGATAGTAAAAAAGTAATAGCCAGACGAGCTGCACTTGAATTAAAGAAATGGTCTGTGATTAATTTGGGAATAGGGACTCCTGAATATATATCAAATGTTGCTGTAGAAGAGGAAATAGATGAGTATCTGACTTTTACTATAGAATCTGGAATAGTAGGAGGAATAGCTCTGAAAGATATTCAATTTGGAACTGCTAAAAATCCTGACTCCATAATGGATCATAGGCTGCAATTTGATTTTTATGATGGTGGTGGTCTTGATATGGCATATTTAGGACTAGCTGAAGGGGACATGAATGGAAATGTTAATGTAAGTAAATTTGGGCAGTTAATAGCAGGGTGTGGGGGCTTTATAAATATAACACAAAGTGCAAAAAAAGTCTTTTTTTGTGGAACTTTTACTGCTGGGGGATTAAAAACAGAAATTAAAAATGGAAAACTTTCAATATTAACAGAAGGGAAAAAGAAAAAATTTGTAAAAAAAGCAGAGCAGATTACATTCAGTGGAGAATATGCTCAAAAGAAAGATCAAGCTGTAATGTTTATTACAGAAAGAGCTGTATTTGAATTAAAAAAAGATGGATTGTATCTTACAGAAATAGCTCCTGGAATAGATCTTAAAAAAGATATACTGGATCAAATGGATTTTACTCCATTAATAAGTAAAAATTTAAAATTGATGGATGAAAGAATATTTTGTCCTGAAACAATGAATCTAGAAGAAAATTTTAAAAGGGAGGATTAA
- the fhlA gene encoding Formate hydrogenlyase transcriptional activator, with translation MKKVILDNLLHYALEAMPNCVIIDLDLNIVYMNKVYTDLIGATQEEVIGKNVKKYLPNTLLDEIIETGKERIGDIFLAKNLKTGKTFSLITNKFPIYENNKIIGALGMSIPHSSSYGVDTKDEIENLIHKAKLYKQYLDNKKNPMYSLDQIIGKSNAMMQIKATIEKYADTDIPVLITGETGTGKEVIANAFHQLCRRYNENFVKINCAAIPKELLESELFGYEPGAFSGALKNGKIGKFQLADNGTILLDEIGEMPLILQSKLLRILQEKEIEKIGGLKPIKISTRIIGCTNKNMIALVNENKFRKDLYYRMNALEIKIPPLRERVEDIPLLCDFFRKKINDEYGYAISEISKEVIEKFMDYSWPGNIRELQHVMYRASILAHYGTLTLNDFDFFLENLQNSDLEKISFDSFSEETSLKKLTMSNEKNAIIEALKITKGNKSKAAKLLKIDRSRLYAKMKKLDIEY, from the coding sequence GTGAAAAAAGTGATTTTAGATAATTTACTACATTATGCTTTAGAAGCTATGCCCAACTGTGTAATCATTGATTTAGACCTTAATATTGTCTATATGAATAAAGTTTATACTGATTTAATAGGAGCTACCCAGGAAGAAGTAATAGGAAAAAATGTAAAAAAATATCTTCCCAATACTTTGCTAGATGAAATTATAGAAACAGGTAAAGAGCGTATTGGAGATATTTTTCTTGCAAAAAATTTAAAAACTGGCAAAACCTTTTCTCTTATAACAAATAAATTTCCAATATATGAAAACAATAAAATAATAGGTGCTCTAGGTATGTCCATTCCACATAGTTCATCATATGGAGTAGATACAAAAGATGAGATAGAAAATTTAATTCATAAGGCTAAACTTTACAAACAATACTTAGATAATAAAAAAAATCCTATGTATTCACTAGATCAAATAATAGGAAAATCAAATGCCATGATGCAAATAAAAGCAACTATTGAAAAATATGCAGATACTGATATCCCAGTATTAATAACTGGAGAAACTGGTACTGGAAAAGAAGTCATTGCAAATGCTTTTCATCAATTATGCCGTAGATATAATGAAAACTTTGTAAAAATAAATTGTGCTGCTATTCCAAAAGAACTTTTGGAGTCCGAATTATTTGGTTATGAACCTGGAGCATTTTCAGGAGCATTAAAAAATGGAAAAATAGGAAAATTTCAACTTGCTGATAATGGTACTATATTACTAGACGAGATTGGAGAAATGCCTTTGATTTTACAGTCTAAATTATTAAGAATACTGCAAGAAAAGGAAATTGAAAAAATAGGAGGGTTAAAGCCAATAAAAATAAGTACAAGAATTATAGGTTGTACAAATAAAAATATGATAGCTTTGGTTAATGAAAATAAATTTAGAAAAGATCTTTATTATAGAATGAATGCTTTAGAAATAAAAATTCCTCCTTTAAGAGAACGTGTGGAAGACATTCCTTTATTATGTGATTTCTTTAGAAAAAAAATAAATGATGAATATGGTTATGCCATATCAGAAATAAGTAAAGAGGTAATTGAAAAATTTATGGATTATTCATGGCCTGGAAATATAAGAGAATTACAACATGTTATGTATAGAGCTTCTATTTTAGCTCATTATGGTACTCTTACATTAAATGATTTTGATTTTTTCCTTGAAAATTTACAAAACAGTGACTTAGAAAAAATCTCATTTGACTCATTTTCAGAAGAAACTTCCTTAAAAAAACTTACAATGTCCAATGAAAAAAATGCTATTATTGAAGCTTTAAAAATTACAAAAGGAAATAAATCCAAAGCTGCAAAACTTCTTAAAATAGACAGAAGTCGTCTTTACGCAAAAATGAAAAAGCTAGATATTGAATATTAA
- a CDS encoding Aspartate aminotransferase, whose product MKDALTELGFKVVEPKGAFYIFADYSKISKLNSFDFAMDMLKKVQTAVVPGISFGTEKCFRISLTVDISKLKEAVERIEEYVEKYKN is encoded by the coding sequence ATGAAAGATGCTCTGACAGAACTGGGATTTAAAGTAGTTGAGCCTAAAGGAGCTTTTTATATATTTGCAGATTATTCAAAAATTTCAAAATTAAATTCTTTTGATTTTGCAATGGATATGCTGAAAAAAGTACAAACAGCAGTAGTACCAGGAATATCTTTTGGAACAGAGAAATGTTTTAGAATATCTCTTACAGTAGATATATCTAAGTTGAAAGAAGCAGTAGAAAGAATAGAAGAATATGTGGAAAAATATAAAAATTAA
- the patA gene encoding Putative aminotransferase A codes for MEINREVLKLEYSLIRALNEESRKYSNAIDLTIGEPDIPSPKELITEALKYGAEHQLRYPPTGGGEKIRTLVADYYNRKYGSSYVMDNVIINVGASEALSSCLRTILNSGDEVIIPAPFYPGYPSMVNLCYAKSIFMDTTKTDFKITSKLLEENYSDKTKAILLSNPCNPTGNVLTLEEMEIIADFVEKRDIFLIADEIYSELSFYNFYSFSSFEKIKDKVIIINGFSKSHSMTGWRIGYTIFPLEYRRYFLNTTLYTLSSPMALSIAAAEIALEKFEDRKELMNIYKKELYI; via the coding sequence ATGGAAATAAACAGAGAAGTGTTAAAACTTGAATACTCTCTTATCAGAGCTCTTAATGAAGAATCAAGGAAATATTCAAATGCAATAGATCTCACAATAGGAGAGCCAGATATACCTTCTCCCAAAGAACTTATAACAGAAGCATTAAAATATGGGGCAGAGCATCAGTTAAGATATCCTCCTACTGGTGGTGGAGAAAAAATCAGAACATTGGTAGCAGATTATTATAATAGAAAATATGGTTCTAGTTATGTAATGGATAATGTTATTATAAATGTTGGAGCCTCAGAAGCCTTATCTTCATGTTTGAGAACCATTTTAAATTCTGGAGATGAGGTAATAATACCAGCACCTTTCTATCCTGGATATCCTTCAATGGTAAATTTATGTTATGCTAAGAGTATTTTTATGGATACAACAAAAACAGATTTTAAAATAACATCAAAATTATTAGAGGAAAATTATTCTGATAAAACTAAGGCTATTCTCTTAAGCAATCCATGTAATCCTACAGGGAATGTATTAACTTTGGAGGAAATGGAAATAATAGCAGATTTTGTGGAGAAGAGAGATATATTTCTTATAGCAGATGAAATATACAGTGAACTTTCATTTTATAATTTTTATTCTTTTAGTTCCTTTGAGAAAATAAAAGATAAGGTTATTATAATAAATGGATTTTCAAAATCTCATTCAATGACAGGGTGGAGAATAGGATATACTATTTTTCCCTTAGAATACAGAAGATATTTCTTGAATACCACTTTATATACACTGAGCTCTCCAATGGCTTTATCTATTGCAGCAGCAGAGATTGCACTGGAAAAATTTGAAGATAGAAAAGAACTTATGAATATATATAAAAAAGAGCTGTATATATGA
- the dapH gene encoding 2,3,4,5-tetrahydropyridine-2,6-dicarboxylate N-acetyltransferase: MINLNTAEEIIAFIKNSQKRTPVKAYINGDMANIETSAKIFRGNGSYILIGESDEINRVLEKYRDNITDFYIENDRRNSGVPTLDYRNINARIEPGAIIRDKVTIGNNAVIMMGAVINIGAVIGDNTMIDMGAVLGGRATVGKNCHIGAGAVLAGVVEPPSAKPVVVEDGVLVGANAVIIEGVKIGTGAVVGAGAVVIEDVPAGAVVIGNPARIVKNVDEKTLEKTQLVDDLRK; encoded by the coding sequence ATGATAAACTTAAATACAGCAGAAGAAATAATAGCATTTATAAAAAATTCACAAAAAAGAACACCTGTAAAGGCATATATAAATGGAGATATGGCTAACATTGAAACTTCAGCTAAAATCTTTAGAGGAAATGGTTCATATATACTGATAGGAGAATCAGATGAAATAAACAGAGTATTGGAAAAATATAGAGATAATATAACAGATTTCTATATAGAAAATGATAGAAGAAATTCAGGAGTACCAACTTTAGATTATAGAAATATAAATGCAAGAATAGAGCCAGGAGCTATTATAAGAGATAAAGTAACTATAGGAAATAATGCTGTCATTATGATGGGAGCAGTAATAAATATAGGAGCAGTAATTGGAGATAATACTATGATAGATATGGGAGCAGTTCTTGGAGGTAGAGCTACAGTTGGAAAAAACTGTCATATAGGAGCAGGAGCAGTTCTTGCTGGAGTTGTAGAACCACCATCAGCTAAGCCAGTAGTAGTTGAAGATGGAGTTCTTGTAGGAGCTAATGCTGTCATTATAGAAGGAGTGAAAATAGGTACAGGAGCAGTGGTAGGAGCAGGAGCAGTAGTTATTGAAGATGTTCCAGCAGGTGCAGTTGTTATAGGAAATCCTGCCAGAATAGTAAAAAATGTAGATGAAAAAACATTAGAAAAGACACAGTTGGTAGATGATTTGAGAAAATAG